A section of the Agrobacterium tumefaciens genome encodes:
- a CDS encoding outer membrane protein assembly factor BamD — MKHVGSGAMKGTMRGIAVSLMLVGASVVVTACQSDPDIDITKLGVETDPPDVLYKQALANMNKGNMTEASRKFEAIDKQYPFTEWGQKALVMQTFIATRTNKNDVAIASGSRFLRQYPRSKDAAYVQYMIGLAYSKQISDVTQDQRAAQRTIEAMNKVVTDYPDSEYVPDAQAKIRFARDQLAGREMQVGRYYLERKEYLAAVSRFRIVVEQYQNTNQIEEALARLTEAYYAMGLADEAQTAAAVLGNNYPDSQWYADSYKLLKGQGLEPRENKGSWISRAGKKLIGA, encoded by the coding sequence ATGAAGCATGTAGGGTCTGGTGCAATGAAGGGTACGATGCGGGGGATCGCCGTTTCGTTGATGTTGGTCGGCGCGAGCGTCGTCGTCACGGCCTGCCAGTCCGATCCGGATATCGACATCACCAAGCTCGGCGTGGAGACCGATCCGCCAGACGTTCTGTACAAGCAGGCGCTGGCGAACATGAACAAAGGCAATATGACGGAAGCCTCACGCAAGTTCGAGGCGATCGACAAGCAGTACCCGTTCACCGAATGGGGACAGAAGGCGCTTGTCATGCAGACATTCATTGCCACACGCACCAACAAGAACGACGTGGCCATCGCGTCCGGCAGCCGGTTCCTGCGCCAATATCCGCGCTCGAAGGATGCCGCCTACGTTCAGTACATGATCGGTCTTGCCTATTCGAAGCAGATTTCGGACGTGACGCAGGACCAGCGCGCCGCACAGCGTACTATCGAAGCGATGAACAAGGTCGTGACGGATTATCCCGATTCGGAATACGTGCCCGACGCACAGGCCAAGATCCGTTTCGCTCGCGACCAGCTTGCCGGCCGCGAAATGCAGGTCGGCCGTTATTACCTCGAGCGCAAGGAATATCTTGCTGCCGTGTCGCGCTTCCGCATCGTGGTCGAGCAATATCAAAACACCAACCAGATCGAGGAAGCGCTCGCGCGTCTGACCGAAGCCTATTATGCCATGGGTCTGGCGGATGAAGCCCAGACGGCTGCTGCCGTACTCGGTAACAACTATCCCGATAGCCAATGGTACGCTGACTCCTACAAGCTGCTGAAGGGTCAGGGTCTCGAACCGCGTGAAAACAAGGGATCCTGGATTTCGCGCGCCGGTAAGAAGCTCATCGGCGCCTGA
- the recN gene encoding DNA repair protein RecN: protein MLVQLSIRDIVLIERLDLGFEAGLSVLTGETGAGKSILLDSLSLALGGRGDGGLVRHGEDKGQVTATFEVPNDHPTRLLLRENGLDDDGDLIFRRVQSADGRTKAYVNDQAVSVQMMRQLGQLLVEIHGQHDDRALVDTDAHRTLLDAFAGLSDEARSVQGLYRTWKDAERALKTHRAKVEAAAREADYLRSSVEELETLSPRDGEEDELAERRAVMQKSERIAGDIAEASEFLNGNASPVPVIASMMRRLERKSHEAPGLLEDTVQLLDAALDSLSNAQMEVEAALRRTEFDPRELERVEERLFALRAAGRKYNVAVPDLPALAEKMVADLADLDAGEEKLGKLEANLGVVKADFDRAAHSLSEKRRHAAEALSSAVMAELPALKLERARFTVEVTSDPEQATADGIDTVEFHVQTNPGTRPGPIMKVASGGELSRFLLALKVALADRGSAPTLVFDEIDTGVGGAVADAIGQRLRRLSKTVQVLSVTHAPQVAARAATHLLISKGPSGDGSERIATRVATMEPQHRTEEIARMLAGASVTDEARAAAARLLAAKD from the coding sequence ATGCTGGTCCAGCTCTCGATTCGCGATATCGTTCTCATCGAAAGGCTCGACCTCGGTTTCGAGGCGGGCCTTTCCGTGTTGACGGGCGAGACGGGTGCGGGCAAATCCATTCTGCTTGACAGTCTTTCGCTTGCCCTTGGCGGGCGCGGGGACGGCGGCCTCGTGCGCCACGGCGAAGACAAGGGGCAGGTGACGGCCACTTTCGAAGTTCCGAACGATCATCCGACCCGGCTTCTGCTGCGCGAAAATGGTCTCGATGACGACGGCGATCTTATTTTCCGTCGCGTTCAATCGGCCGACGGGCGCACCAAGGCTTATGTCAACGACCAGGCCGTAAGCGTGCAGATGATGCGGCAGCTCGGTCAGTTGCTGGTCGAAATCCATGGCCAACACGACGACCGCGCCCTTGTCGATACCGACGCGCACCGCACCTTGCTGGATGCCTTTGCCGGGCTCAGCGATGAGGCGCGGAGCGTTCAGGGACTCTACCGGACCTGGAAAGATGCCGAACGGGCGCTGAAGACCCACCGCGCCAAGGTGGAGGCGGCGGCGCGTGAGGCGGATTACCTGCGGTCCTCCGTCGAGGAACTGGAAACGCTTTCGCCGCGCGACGGCGAAGAGGATGAGCTGGCAGAACGTCGGGCCGTGATGCAGAAATCCGAACGTATTGCCGGTGATATCGCTGAGGCGAGCGAATTTCTGAATGGCAATGCTTCGCCCGTGCCTGTCATCGCCTCGATGATGCGGCGTCTGGAACGTAAGAGCCATGAGGCGCCCGGCCTTCTGGAAGACACCGTACAATTGCTGGATGCCGCGCTCGATAGCCTCTCCAACGCGCAGATGGAAGTGGAGGCGGCTCTGCGCCGCACCGAGTTCGATCCGCGTGAGCTCGAGCGGGTAGAGGAGCGGCTGTTTGCGCTGCGCGCCGCTGGACGCAAATACAACGTCGCCGTACCTGACCTTCCGGCTCTCGCCGAAAAAATGGTTGCCGATCTCGCCGACCTCGATGCCGGTGAAGAAAAGCTCGGCAAGCTCGAGGCCAATCTCGGTGTGGTCAAAGCTGATTTCGACCGGGCCGCCCACTCGCTTTCTGAGAAGCGCCGTCATGCCGCGGAGGCTCTTTCGAGCGCCGTGATGGCGGAACTCCCGGCGCTGAAACTGGAGCGGGCGCGGTTTACGGTCGAGGTGACGTCCGATCCCGAACAGGCGACGGCTGACGGCATCGATACGGTGGAATTCCACGTCCAGACCAATCCGGGCACGCGCCCCGGCCCGATCATGAAGGTTGCCTCGGGCGGCGAGCTGTCGCGCTTCCTTCTGGCACTGAAAGTCGCGCTTGCCGACCGCGGCTCGGCACCCACGCTGGTCTTCGATGAAATCGACACCGGCGTTGGCGGAGCAGTGGCGGATGCCATCGGCCAGCGTCTGCGCCGCCTGTCCAAAACCGTACAGGTTCTCTCCGTTACCCATGCACCGCAGGTGGCGGCGCGGGCGGCGACCCATCTTCTCATTTCCAAGGGGCCCTCGGGCGATGGCAGTGAGCGCATTGCCACGCGCGTCGCCACCATGGAGCCGCAGCACCGCACCGAAGAAATTGCCCGCATGCTTGCCGGCGCGTCGGTAACGGATGAGGCGCGGGCTGCGGCTGCGCGCCTGCTGGCGGCCAAGGACTAA
- a CDS encoding LysE family translocator, which translates to MDVTTLLAFAAAFLVFAASPGPDNMTIVARTITHGAASGIAYGAGTVAGILIFLTLAAFGLSILAAEMGTVMAVLRYGGAAYLIWMGYKLWTAEPVVPDLQPVRDRRGLLSIFATGTALNLGNPKMPLFYVALLPNVVGTSLTVNHLLALASVIIVVETVVIGGHVLLAVRARKMLREPRIVRKVNRTAGGVMIGSGVAIAVSR; encoded by the coding sequence ATGGACGTCACCACACTTCTTGCCTTCGCAGCGGCCTTCCTTGTCTTTGCAGCCAGTCCGGGACCGGACAATATGACAATCGTGGCCCGGACAATCACTCACGGTGCCGCCTCGGGTATTGCCTATGGCGCTGGCACCGTTGCCGGCATCTTGATCTTCCTGACACTCGCAGCCTTCGGCTTGTCGATTCTCGCGGCCGAAATGGGGACGGTGATGGCGGTGTTGCGCTATGGCGGCGCTGCCTATCTGATCTGGATGGGCTATAAGCTCTGGACAGCCGAGCCAGTCGTCCCCGATTTGCAGCCGGTAAGGGACAGACGTGGCCTGCTGTCGATTTTCGCCACGGGAACCGCCCTTAACCTCGGCAATCCCAAAATGCCGCTGTTTTACGTCGCACTCCTGCCGAACGTGGTCGGTACGTCATTGACGGTCAATCACCTCTTGGCGCTCGCATCCGTCATCATCGTCGTGGAAACAGTCGTGATAGGCGGCCACGTGTTGCTGGCGGTGCGCGCAAGAAAAATGCTGCGCGAGCCGAGGATCGTCCGCAAAGTTAACCGCACCGCCGGTGGTGTCATGATTGGCTCTGGTGTGGCGATAGCCGTCAGCCGTTAG
- the ligA gene encoding NAD-dependent DNA ligase LigA, protein MSKDQKPVETLTELEASSELAFLAAELARHDALYHGKDAPEISDAEYDALKRRNDAIEAAFPALVRADSPSKKVGFTPLPTFAPIVHARPMLSLDNTFSEEDVRDFVSSVYRFLGHLPDDSIAFTAEPKIDGLSMSIRYENGRLKTAATRGDGTTGENVTANIKTIKEIPNTLPSGAPDVVEVRGEVYMAKSDFLALNAQMEAEGKQTYVNPRNTASGSLRQLDPNVTAKRKLRFFAYALGEVSNGGQATRLADTQYGIVGKFREWGFPVNPLMKRFTSAEQLLEHYHEIGVARPDLDYDIDGVVYKVDRLDLQERLGFRSRSPRWATAHKFPAEQAFTTVENIEIQVGRTGALTPVARLTPITVGGVVVTNATLHNADYIEGIGNNGERIRPEDHDIRIGDTVIVQRAGDVIPQVLDVLLDKRPANAEKYAFPQKCPVCGSHAVRERNEKTGKLDSVTRCTGGFVCRAQAVEHLKHFVSRNAFDIEGLGTKQIDFFFESEDPALSIKTAPDIFTLKTRQEASHLTKLENIDGFGKVSVKKLFDAIDARREIDLNRLIFALGIRHVGETTAKLLARSYGTYEHFEEGMKAAADPASDAWAELNSIDGIGEVVARAIVEFYKEPRNLDVIDRLMRELRPKEAERPSTEGSPVAGKTVVFTGSLEKFTRDEAKARAESLGAKVAGSVSKKTDILVAGPGAGSKLAKATELGVQTMDEDEWLALIGG, encoded by the coding sequence ATGTCGAAAGACCAGAAACCCGTCGAAACGCTGACCGAGCTTGAAGCCTCGTCCGAGCTTGCATTTCTGGCAGCGGAGCTTGCCCGCCATGATGCGCTTTATCACGGCAAGGATGCGCCGGAGATCTCGGACGCTGAGTATGATGCGCTGAAGCGGCGCAACGATGCGATAGAGGCGGCTTTTCCGGCGCTCGTGCGGGCCGACAGCCCGTCAAAAAAAGTGGGTTTCACCCCCCTCCCGACTTTTGCGCCCATCGTTCATGCGCGGCCGATGCTGTCACTCGACAATACGTTTTCCGAGGAGGACGTGCGGGATTTCGTCAGCTCGGTCTATCGCTTCCTCGGTCATCTGCCTGACGATTCGATTGCCTTTACTGCCGAGCCAAAGATCGATGGGTTGTCCATGTCCATCCGCTACGAGAACGGCAGGCTGAAGACCGCCGCGACGCGGGGCGATGGCACGACGGGTGAGAACGTCACCGCGAATATCAAGACCATCAAGGAAATCCCAAATACCCTGCCATCGGGTGCGCCTGATGTGGTCGAGGTTCGCGGCGAGGTCTACATGGCCAAGAGCGACTTTCTGGCGCTCAACGCCCAGATGGAGGCCGAAGGCAAGCAGACTTACGTCAACCCGCGCAACACAGCCTCCGGCTCGCTCCGGCAGCTGGATCCCAATGTGACGGCGAAACGTAAGCTGCGGTTCTTTGCCTATGCGCTGGGTGAGGTCTCCAATGGCGGGCAGGCGACGCGGCTCGCGGATACGCAATACGGCATTGTCGGGAAATTCCGGGAATGGGGATTCCCGGTCAATCCGCTGATGAAACGATTCACATCAGCCGAGCAATTGCTTGAGCATTATCATGAAATCGGCGTTGCCCGTCCTGATCTCGATTACGATATCGACGGCGTTGTTTACAAGGTCGATCGGCTCGATCTTCAGGAGCGTCTGGGTTTTCGCTCGCGCAGCCCGCGCTGGGCGACGGCGCACAAGTTTCCGGCCGAACAGGCTTTTACAACGGTGGAGAATATCGAAATCCAGGTGGGACGGACCGGTGCCCTGACGCCGGTGGCGCGTCTCACGCCGATCACCGTCGGCGGCGTCGTCGTGACAAACGCAACGCTGCACAATGCCGACTACATTGAAGGTATCGGCAATAATGGCGAGCGGATTCGCCCTGAGGATCACGATATCCGCATCGGCGACACAGTGATCGTCCAGCGCGCCGGCGACGTTATTCCGCAGGTCCTGGACGTGCTTCTGGACAAGCGCCCGGCTAATGCCGAAAAATATGCCTTTCCGCAAAAATGCCCGGTCTGCGGCAGCCATGCCGTGCGGGAGCGGAATGAGAAGACCGGCAAGCTCGATTCGGTCACGCGTTGCACGGGCGGCTTCGTGTGCCGGGCTCAAGCCGTGGAACATCTGAAGCATTTCGTTTCGCGCAATGCCTTTGATATCGAAGGCCTCGGTACCAAACAGATAGACTTCTTCTTCGAAAGCGAGGATCCGGCACTTTCGATCAAGACGGCGCCTGACATTTTTACGCTGAAGACCCGGCAGGAGGCTTCACACCTCACCAAGCTTGAGAATATCGACGGTTTCGGCAAGGTGAGCGTTAAGAAGCTGTTCGACGCTATCGACGCGCGCCGCGAGATCGATCTCAACCGGTTGATTTTTGCCCTTGGCATCAGGCACGTCGGCGAGACGACGGCGAAGCTTCTGGCCCGTTCCTACGGTACCTATGAGCATTTCGAAGAGGGCATGAAGGCGGCGGCTGACCCGGCGAGCGATGCCTGGGCCGAACTCAACAGCATCGACGGCATCGGCGAGGTGGTGGCGCGCGCCATCGTGGAGTTCTACAAGGAGCCGCGCAATCTCGATGTCATCGACCGGCTGATGCGCGAGCTGCGGCCCAAGGAGGCCGAAAGGCCCTCGACGGAAGGTAGCCCGGTTGCCGGCAAGACGGTCGTGTTTACCGGTTCGTTGGAGAAATTCACCCGCGACGAGGCGAAGGCCCGCGCAGAAAGCCTTGGCGCAAAAGTGGCCGGATCGGTGTCGAAGAAGACGGATATTCTCGTGGCAGGGCCTGGCGCCGGCTCCAAGCTGGCCAAGGCAACCGAACTCGGCGTACAGACCATGGACGAGGATGAGTGGCTGGCGCTGATTGGCGGCTGA
- a CDS encoding aminoglycoside phosphotransferase family protein, whose amino-acid sequence MDDRIVVTVEQVRRLVAGQFPQWAALDVRPVDLSGWDNRSFRLGDEMLIRMPSAARYGAQVEKEHRWLPELGPHLPFPIPVPLALGRPGEGYPFSWSVYRWLEGEPLAQHLQHVDLSQVAINVASFVNGLQQIDASQGPPAGAHNFHRGGSLAVYDDEAKASAARVADEIDQALAMEIWQLALSSRWERQGVWVHGDIAEGNLLVRNARLSAVIDFGSCGVGDPSADLILAWNVLDRESRSVFRRALALDEATWQRGRGWAIWKALIVLDAERGRNDRMAEWSRRTIREVFADHIESRNA is encoded by the coding sequence ATGGATGATCGCATCGTCGTTACGGTAGAGCAGGTAAGGAGGCTGGTCGCGGGCCAGTTTCCGCAATGGGCTGCACTTGACGTGCGGCCTGTGGACCTCAGCGGCTGGGATAATCGCAGCTTCCGCCTCGGTGACGAGATGCTGATCCGGATGCCGAGCGCCGCGCGCTATGGTGCGCAGGTGGAAAAGGAACATCGGTGGCTGCCGGAGCTTGGGCCGCACCTGCCTTTTCCGATCCCTGTGCCACTGGCGCTAGGGCGGCCGGGAGAGGGGTATCCTTTCAGCTGGTCCGTTTATCGATGGCTCGAAGGCGAGCCACTTGCCCAGCATCTGCAGCACGTCGATCTATCGCAGGTCGCGATCAACGTTGCGTCCTTTGTGAATGGCCTTCAGCAAATCGACGCCTCGCAGGGGCCGCCCGCTGGCGCGCATAATTTCCACCGAGGGGGATCATTGGCGGTCTATGACGACGAAGCGAAGGCTTCGGCGGCGCGGGTTGCCGACGAGATTGATCAGGCGCTCGCCATGGAGATATGGCAGCTTGCCCTTTCCAGCCGCTGGGAACGGCAGGGTGTGTGGGTGCACGGCGATATTGCCGAGGGCAATCTGCTGGTAAGGAACGCCCGCCTGTCGGCGGTTATCGATTTCGGCAGTTGCGGGGTTGGCGATCCTTCTGCCGATCTCATCCTTGCCTGGAACGTTCTCGACAGGGAAAGCCGGAGCGTCTTTCGCCGCGCGCTCGCATTGGATGAGGCGACATGGCAGCGCGGGCGGGGCTGGGCGATCTGGAAAGCGCTGATCGTCCTCGATGCGGAGCGCGGACGTAACGACAGGATGGCCGAATGGTCGCGGCGGACCATTCGGGAGGTGTTTGCCGATCACATCGAGAGCCGGAACGCCTAA
- a CDS encoding GNAT family N-acetyltransferase, with translation MQNAKIADNQDDEFQLSDVVLRAARLDDAEALTDMFNLPGVRHGTLRQPFQSVEKTRKAMENRGPNDVVIVGEWRGKIIANGGLYRRAGRQAHIADLVISVHDDFAGKRLGSHLLATLIDTADNWHDIKRIELNVFTDNLPAIRLYEKFGFEREGTLRNDAYRDGKYVDAHVMARLR, from the coding sequence ATGCAGAACGCCAAAATTGCCGATAATCAAGACGATGAATTTCAGTTGAGCGATGTCGTTCTGCGCGCTGCGCGCCTGGATGACGCCGAAGCGCTGACAGACATGTTCAATCTGCCCGGTGTCCGCCACGGCACGCTTCGTCAGCCGTTCCAATCGGTGGAGAAAACCCGAAAGGCCATGGAAAATCGTGGTCCGAACGATGTCGTCATCGTTGGCGAATGGCGTGGGAAGATCATCGCCAATGGCGGCCTTTATCGCCGGGCGGGGCGGCAGGCACACATTGCCGATCTCGTCATCAGCGTTCATGACGACTTTGCAGGCAAAAGACTGGGGTCGCATCTCCTGGCAACGTTGATAGACACTGCCGACAATTGGCACGATATCAAGCGAATTGAACTCAACGTCTTCACCGACAACCTCCCGGCCATCAGGCTCTACGAAAAATTCGGCTTTGAACGCGAAGGGACCCTGCGTAACGACGCCTATCGAGACGGCAAATACGTCGATGCCCACGTCATGGCACGCCTTCGTTAG
- a CDS encoding DMT family transporter, translated as MAIQKQMDAREWAMLMALSLLWGGSFFFIGVAVKELPPVTIVALRVTFAATALLIVCRIMGLRLPRETAVWRAFFGMGLLNNIVPFCLIVWGQTHIASGLASILNATTPLFTVIVAHFLTADEKMTGNKLAGVLIGFAGVATMIGPAAFTGSSGLWGQLAILGAAISYSFAGIFGRRFKAMGVPPLMTATGQISSSTIMLIPAALLIDRPWTLAIPSLGTWGALIGIALLSTALAYLIFFRILASAGATNLALVTFLIPVSAILLGSLLLGEQLELKHFAGMTLIAAGLAAIDGRLPAKLKGLFRSAPA; from the coding sequence ATGGCAATACAGAAACAGATGGATGCCCGCGAATGGGCGATGCTCATGGCGCTTTCACTGCTGTGGGGCGGATCGTTCTTTTTCATCGGCGTTGCGGTCAAGGAGCTGCCGCCGGTCACCATCGTTGCGTTAAGGGTCACATTTGCCGCGACGGCCCTCCTCATCGTCTGCCGCATCATGGGTCTTCGCCTGCCGCGCGAAACAGCGGTGTGGCGCGCCTTCTTCGGAATGGGGCTGCTCAACAACATCGTTCCCTTCTGCCTCATTGTCTGGGGGCAGACGCATATTGCCAGCGGGTTGGCTTCCATCCTCAATGCCACGACACCGCTTTTCACCGTTATCGTCGCGCATTTTCTGACCGCCGACGAAAAGATGACCGGCAACAAGCTGGCCGGTGTCCTCATTGGCTTCGCCGGCGTGGCGACCATGATCGGGCCGGCAGCCTTTACAGGATCATCCGGGCTCTGGGGCCAGCTTGCCATTCTAGGCGCGGCCATATCCTATTCCTTCGCCGGTATTTTCGGCCGCCGCTTCAAGGCCATGGGGGTGCCACCGCTGATGACCGCCACCGGCCAGATTTCCTCCTCCACAATCATGTTGATACCCGCCGCCCTTCTCATCGACAGGCCATGGACGCTCGCCATACCGAGCCTCGGGACCTGGGGCGCCTTGATCGGCATCGCCCTGCTCTCAACGGCACTCGCCTACCTGATCTTCTTCCGCATTCTCGCCAGCGCCGGCGCCACCAACCTCGCGCTCGTCACCTTCCTCATCCCGGTCAGCGCCATCCTGCTTGGATCGCTGCTCCTTGGCGAGCAACTGGAGTTGAAACATTTCGCCGGCATGACTTTGATCGCCGCGGGGCTGGCCGCAATCGACGGCAGGTTGCCGGCAAAACTCAAGGGCCTGTTTCGCAGCGCCCCGGCTTGA
- the gcvA gene encoding transcriptional regulator GcvA, with the protein MAAELPSLKGLQAFEAAARYRSVTLAANELNVTPGAVSLQIRELETRLGVQLFSRRPRSIELTREGERYYGALRTAFRMMREATAELTARSEVTAITLSCTPTFAIQWLMPRLPAFQQQHAHVDVRVSVTNRLVDFARDNVDLAVRHGFGRYEGLESVRFIDDSTLPVCSPQLLEKYGALREPGDLASVPLLHDENRNEWRRWLEAAGAPEVDPSGGTVFIDSNGALDAAKAGHGVALTRRSLVARELAEGALVAPFGKDMASTLAYFIVYPRRAMDNPDLVAFIDWMILEARSGEAGSL; encoded by the coding sequence ATGGCAGCCGAACTTCCTTCGCTGAAAGGTCTGCAGGCCTTTGAAGCCGCAGCGCGGTATCGCAGTGTCACGCTCGCCGCCAATGAGTTGAACGTCACGCCCGGCGCGGTCAGCCTGCAAATACGGGAGCTGGAGACGCGGCTTGGGGTTCAGCTGTTTTCGCGAAGGCCGCGCAGCATCGAACTGACGCGGGAGGGTGAGCGGTATTACGGCGCGCTTCGCACTGCCTTCCGGATGATGCGCGAGGCAACCGCAGAATTGACGGCGCGGTCCGAGGTGACGGCCATCACGCTCAGCTGCACGCCGACGTTTGCAATCCAATGGCTGATGCCGCGATTGCCGGCGTTTCAGCAGCAGCATGCACATGTCGACGTTCGCGTCAGCGTCACGAATCGGCTGGTCGATTTCGCCAGGGATAATGTCGATCTTGCCGTAAGGCACGGCTTTGGCCGTTACGAGGGACTGGAGAGTGTTCGCTTCATCGATGACAGCACGCTTCCAGTCTGCTCGCCGCAATTGCTTGAAAAATATGGTGCGTTACGCGAGCCTGGAGATCTGGCATCCGTGCCACTTCTGCATGATGAAAACAGGAATGAGTGGCGGCGCTGGCTGGAGGCGGCGGGAGCGCCTGAAGTCGATCCATCGGGTGGGACGGTCTTCATCGACAGCAACGGCGCGCTGGATGCGGCCAAGGCCGGGCACGGCGTCGCGCTCACGCGCCGCTCGCTTGTTGCGCGCGAGTTGGCGGAGGGCGCTCTGGTTGCCCCCTTCGGCAAGGACATGGCGAGCACGCTTGCCTATTTCATCGTTTATCCCAGGCGCGCGATGGATAATCCCGACCTCGTGGCGTTCATCGACTGGATGATTTTGGAAGCCCGTTCGGGAGAGGCCGGTTCTCTTTGA
- a CDS encoding 3'-5' exonuclease: MKTIAIDFETANEERGSACSVGLAWIEDGQIVRVEERLIRPRDMRFSPFNIAVHGIRPADVEDAPEFPEVMEEFIDDINGATMIAHNAAFDFSVMRASFDKYRQSYPDLSYLCSVKIARHVWPELVSHKLNVIAHHLQLRFVHHNAAEDAVVCAAASLAAARALGVAHVRDLADRIGMVAGRLTATGYQPCSMKKRPVARVA; encoded by the coding sequence TTGAAAACCATCGCCATCGATTTCGAAACCGCCAATGAGGAGAGGGGCAGCGCCTGCTCCGTCGGTCTGGCGTGGATAGAGGACGGCCAGATCGTTCGTGTGGAAGAACGTCTCATCCGTCCCAGGGATATGCGCTTTTCGCCGTTCAACATTGCGGTTCACGGCATCCGGCCGGCCGATGTCGAGGATGCGCCAGAATTTCCTGAGGTGATGGAGGAGTTCATCGACGATATCAATGGCGCGACGATGATCGCGCATAACGCCGCCTTTGATTTCAGCGTGATGCGGGCGTCATTCGACAAATACCGCCAGTCCTATCCTGATCTTTCCTATCTGTGCAGCGTCAAAATTGCCCGGCATGTCTGGCCCGAGCTGGTATCGCACAAGCTCAATGTCATTGCCCATCATCTCCAGCTGCGTTTCGTGCATCACAATGCTGCCGAAGACGCGGTCGTCTGCGCCGCCGCTTCCCTCGCCGCCGCGCGGGCCCTGGGCGTCGCGCATGTCCGCGATCTGGCCGACAGGATCGGCATGGTCGCCGGCCGCCTGACGGCCACTGGTTACCAGCCATGCAGCATGAAAAAACGTCCCGTAGCACGGGTTGCCTGA
- a CDS encoding CreA family protein — MRMKTLSGLFAGLLVLLPAALAHSQVVGKVGVDWMGNDIVIEAIADPKIKGVTCHVTYFDRGVIDRLKNGNWFEDPSNNAISCSQTGPVEIGDIDLSKGGEEVFRQGMSLVWKKLVVSRVYDKANDTLIYLVHARELTDGSAKMAISTVPLYNQQVTWQKGKP; from the coding sequence ATGAGGATGAAAACGCTGTCGGGTTTGTTTGCGGGTCTGCTGGTGCTTCTGCCAGCTGCGCTCGCGCATTCGCAGGTTGTCGGCAAGGTCGGCGTCGACTGGATGGGCAATGACATCGTTATCGAGGCGATCGCCGATCCGAAAATCAAGGGCGTCACCTGCCACGTGACCTATTTCGACCGTGGCGTCATCGACCGGCTGAAAAACGGCAACTGGTTCGAAGATCCCTCCAACAACGCCATCTCCTGTAGCCAGACGGGACCGGTGGAAATCGGCGATATCGATCTGTCGAAGGGCGGGGAAGAGGTGTTCCGGCAGGGTATGTCGCTGGTCTGGAAGAAACTGGTCGTCAGCCGCGTCTATGACAAGGCCAATGACACGCTGATCTATCTGGTGCATGCGCGGGAGCTGACCGACGGTTCGGCCAAGATGGCGATTTCCACGGTGCCGCTTTATAATCAGCAGGTCACATGGCAAAAGGGCAAGCCTTAA
- a CDS encoding chemotaxis protein CheW has product MSNAIKQSGAYLEIVSFHLGDQEFCIDIMAIREIRGWAPVTPMPHTPPYVLGLINLRGAVIPVIDMAGRLGMKMTEPSERSAIIVTDIGGKLVGLLVEQVSDMMTIRSEDLQPAPDIIPEEQRSFCRGIVALEKSMVCFLNLDTVIADELAREAA; this is encoded by the coding sequence ATGTCCAACGCCATCAAGCAATCTGGCGCATATCTCGAAATCGTTTCCTTCCATCTGGGCGATCAGGAATTCTGCATCGACATCATGGCGATCCGCGAAATCCGCGGCTGGGCGCCGGTGACGCCGATGCCGCACACGCCGCCTTACGTCCTTGGCCTTATCAACCTGCGCGGCGCCGTCATTCCCGTCATCGACATGGCCGGTCGCCTCGGCATGAAAATGACCGAGCCTTCGGAGCGCTCGGCGATCATCGTTACCGATATCGGTGGCAAGCTGGTCGGACTTCTTGTGGAACAGGTCTCCGACATGATGACCATTCGCTCCGAAGACCTGCAGCCGGCGCCCGATATCATTCCGGAAGAACAGCGCAGCTTCTGCCGCGGCATCGTGGCGCTCGAAAAGAGCATGGTCTGCTTCCTGAACCTCGACACCGTCATTGCCGACGAGTTGGCGCGCGAAGCGGCTTGA